In Candidatus Limnocylindria bacterium, a single window of DNA contains:
- a CDS encoding winged helix DNA-binding domain-containing protein — translation MSARVAADSPVLTLRELNRAALARQMLLKRESVPIVSAVERLAALQAQWAPSPYIALWSRLKDFDRASLWNAIEKKRTVIRARLMRGTLHLVSARDFYAYAVATQDLQRGAWNRLQVGQGVDPKAVAKLAVAFAREPRAKEDVVAHLTENLGSFGGPYKWLIWRFVSAHADLVSAPPGGHWAYGGTDAPYVAARHWIASGSRPSEEDAIRLLITRYLGAFGPASLADIAQFAGQAPPRIRPVLEQLVPTLRRFTDEQGRALFDLPRAPRPDADTKAPVRFLPRYDELLIGYKHRDRVIAAKHRATIYTKNALIEAVFLIDGVAAGTWALVTTRTDAVLNIRPFGALPRAIRAAAIEEGEALARFIASDAKTHGARVLG, via the coding sequence GTGAGCGCGCGCGTTGCCGCCGATTCACCGGTCCTCACTCTGCGCGAGCTCAATCGCGCGGCGCTCGCTCGCCAGATGCTGCTGAAGCGCGAGTCGGTCCCCATCGTGAGCGCGGTCGAGCGCCTCGCGGCGCTGCAGGCGCAGTGGGCACCTTCGCCGTACATCGCGCTCTGGTCGCGGCTGAAGGATTTCGATCGGGCGAGCCTGTGGAACGCGATCGAGAAGAAGCGCACCGTGATCCGCGCGCGCCTCATGCGCGGGACGCTGCATCTCGTCAGCGCACGCGACTTCTACGCCTACGCGGTCGCGACACAGGACCTCCAGCGCGGCGCATGGAATCGACTCCAGGTCGGCCAGGGCGTCGATCCGAAGGCGGTCGCCAAGCTCGCCGTCGCGTTCGCGCGCGAACCGCGAGCAAAGGAGGACGTCGTCGCGCACCTCACCGAGAACCTTGGGTCCTTCGGCGGCCCGTACAAGTGGCTCATCTGGCGCTTCGTGAGCGCGCACGCCGATCTCGTGTCGGCTCCGCCAGGTGGGCATTGGGCATACGGAGGCACGGACGCGCCCTATGTCGCGGCGCGGCACTGGATCGCCAGCGGTTCCCGGCCGTCCGAAGAGGACGCGATCCGCCTGCTCATCACGAGGTATCTCGGTGCGTTCGGGCCGGCCAGCCTCGCGGACATCGCGCAGTTCGCGGGGCAGGCGCCACCCCGCATCCGCCCGGTGCTCGAGCAGCTCGTGCCCACCCTACGACGGTTCACCGACGAACAGGGTCGGGCGCTGTTCGACCTGCCGCGCGCGCCGCGGCCCGACGCGGACACGAAGGCGCCGGTCCGGTTCCTCCCGCGCTACGACGAGCTGCTCATCGGCTACAAACATCGCGACCGCGTGATCGCCGCCAAGCATCGCGCCACCATCTACACGAAGAACGCACTGATCGAGGCCGTCTTTCTCATCGACGGCGTGGCCGCCGGTACCTGGGCACTCGTGACAACGAGGACCGACGCCGTTCTGAACATCCGTCCCTTCGGCGCCCTGCCGCGCGCGATCCGAGCGGCAGCGATCGAAGAGGGCGAAGCGCTCGCGCGATTCATCGCGTCGGACGCGAAGACACACGGCGCCAGGGTCCTCGGATGA
- the dinB gene encoding DNA polymerase IV produces the protein MNLAVTERRAILHCDLDAFYASVEQRDHPEYRGKPVIVGGGPGDRGVVAAASYEARAFGVHSAMPLQTAGRLCPDGIFVPGDGQKYEEASDAVMALFAERTPLVEPISLDEAFLDVTATEHLFGGAENIARELKRDVRDQLGLVLSVGVATNKLCAKIGSDLRKPDGLVIVPAGGEEAFLAPLELGRLWGVGPKTREVLESWGLRTIADLAAMDVSVLEARMGEHGRHIWERAHGIDEGVVIGDGRTPKSVGHSHTFDRNTLDSATIESMLLNLSEGVGRRLRAYQLRGRTITLHLRVAPFETRTRQRTLAEPTDDDLKIFGTARQLLRDALAEDRQSGRTSPVRLVGVTASGIEVGRQLGLFDHVRTTRLNAALDAVRERFGDKSLDRASARLRERRRFSDRRTKKTT, from the coding sequence ATGAACCTCGCAGTCACGGAGCGCCGCGCGATCCTCCACTGCGATCTCGACGCGTTCTACGCCTCGGTCGAGCAGCGCGATCATCCCGAGTACCGCGGCAAGCCCGTGATCGTCGGCGGCGGACCCGGCGACCGCGGCGTCGTCGCCGCGGCGTCCTATGAAGCCCGCGCGTTCGGCGTCCACTCGGCGATGCCGCTCCAGACCGCTGGTCGACTATGCCCAGATGGCATCTTCGTTCCCGGGGATGGCCAAAAGTACGAAGAGGCGTCCGATGCCGTCATGGCGCTCTTCGCCGAGCGAACGCCGCTCGTCGAGCCGATCTCGCTCGACGAGGCGTTCCTCGATGTGACCGCGACCGAGCATTTGTTCGGCGGCGCGGAGAACATCGCGCGCGAGCTCAAGAGAGATGTGCGAGACCAGCTCGGCCTCGTGCTGTCGGTGGGCGTTGCGACGAACAAGCTCTGCGCGAAGATCGGGTCGGATCTGCGAAAGCCCGACGGCTTGGTCATCGTGCCCGCCGGCGGCGAGGAGGCCTTCCTTGCGCCACTCGAGCTCGGTCGGCTCTGGGGCGTTGGGCCCAAGACGCGCGAAGTGCTCGAGAGCTGGGGACTCCGGACGATCGCCGACCTCGCCGCCATGGACGTGAGCGTCCTTGAGGCACGCATGGGCGAGCACGGCCGCCACATCTGGGAGCGCGCTCACGGCATCGACGAGGGCGTCGTCATCGGCGACGGCAGAACGCCGAAGTCGGTCGGGCATTCCCACACCTTCGATCGGAACACGCTCGACAGCGCGACGATCGAATCGATGCTCCTCAACCTCTCCGAGGGCGTCGGCCGACGTTTGCGCGCCTACCAGCTTCGCGGCCGCACGATCACGCTGCATCTGCGCGTCGCGCCGTTCGAGACACGCACACGGCAGCGCACGCTGGCCGAGCCGACGGACGACGATCTCAAGATCTTCGGCACCGCCCGTCAATTGCTACGCGACGCGCTCGCCGAGGATCGGCAGAGCGGCCGGACCAGTCCGGTGCGTCTGGTCGGCGTCACGGCATCCGGGATCGAGGTCGGACGGCAGCTCGGACTCTTCGATCACGTGCGCACGACCCGACTCAACGCCGCGCTCGATGCGGTGCGCGAGAGGTTCGGTGACAAATCGCTCGACCGAGCGAGCGCGCGACTCCGCGAACGGCGTCGCTTCTCGGACCGGAGGACGAAGAAAACGACATGA